The genomic region actcagctGCACGCGATGCTGGAAAACACCTATTGGGAAATAAACGAGACAGATCAGTCCCAAGTCATTACAGATCCAGGAGgcaaataaaataaccattccctagcaGAATCTGCGAAGGAAAAAAGGGAAAGCGCGcagtttaatttgatcctcagttaccccctgagatttcatactaaggcaaaccatatgaaatttttttaaatgctTGTGGGGATTTTCATTCTGTAACCACCgaaaagttggcagtagctgaatcaagtctaactttaattcaaaatcagtatccatagtaggatacgcgatgcaCAGTAGCGGTTGTTCTGTCGGCGCTTCGGCCAGTTGTCGAATTGTCTGAGCCATAGGTTGAGGTGCTAAATTAGGTTTTTCGTCAACCCTAGTGTTAAGCACTTCTTCAGGGGAATCGACTTCGACTTTTTCgctttcaaaagtttgagtaggTTTTATTTAACCCTAGACTCTGCTTCGTCGTCGATTCTGATTTCTGGCGGTGGATTGCTTTGAGTTCCAACCACTGTTGACTACTTTTTtcttagctttgtttccttgcgattaGCTCTCCCAGTCTTTTCAATCTCCAAATCAAACACAAGAGTTCCTGGAGCaatctggtcataagaaacaaaaaacaagattagtatgttACCGGTCctcgacaacggcgccaaaatttgatgcgtcgttgagagcaccaaaaatatcctattccctgtaaaatagtaaaaataatagtaaatagGAAGTAGGATCGAATCCTCAGGGATCGGATTGTACGAACGATCGTTCTCGAAATCCTGGACAATTTTttggccaagaaaacctgcgttcctaaaaataaaaaaataaaattaagaatctagaaaaataaaaacagaatttaaagtgaattgaatttgcgaaattaaataaattgcagaaattgaaatgaggaaaaataaatagagttgggaaaagagaaagtttcttatgtggcgagattccagcctccggttgtctcgttcCGCCTTGGGTTtaatccttggcttttaagtaacccttctcaattcaagtaagccagttatagtggaagaggacacctacgaccaccaactccaaagattagacttacgatttgtaggaaacctgactctagccagtaatcacTTTTGTGGaactatcttctgctagatcagCACTTCCCAACGGAGAATAGCACACAgttttgtctcttggattcgccaacctctgacgcagaaagCTAACGAACCGACTGTGTAATCTTCCCAAAACGTATAAAGTGgccgttccttgcacaagttgaaaagatcacctattaagggacatggacgggcCACCCAGTAGTCTTgagaagcgatgaataccctCTTCAGAAGGCTAAGCGCGGATtttaagcctcatgaacctttttggggaattttgacaactttcggctagattggtttagtggctcatgatttttgggaaggaaataaatataacataaatgagatttttattgaagaaaatatagAGAGAACAAAAATACAGAGTTTTAGGAGAGGGAGTGTTTACAGGAAAAAAGAGATGTCAAATATGTGCCACTCTATCCCCTATTTATAGgactagaaaacctagtctattcctaatgaaattctaaaagataaatacaaataaataaagataaataaagataaatgaaaataaatcctaaaataaaatctaaataaaaatcattaataattatcctaatataattaaaattaaaagagtCTTgcgctataaaatctcttcttttgcattttagtcctcgggtcttccatgtttgcatttttggcaccactccTCTCTTTCTTTGTATGTTGGTccattatatcttcaaattcgtatttttttcctttaaatttcTTCTCGcctctaatttagtccctaaaagataaaagaccacaaaataatctaaattagtaggatcatactcaaaataatcatgcaattagcacataaaatatgtcgttctagagtattatcacgCGAATATTGGTCTCTGGAAAATTCCATCTTTCCCAAGTAAACCAAGTTCCCGAATGTCCAACATCCATTAATTGACAATATGCCAAAACATCCTTAAATGTTGTTATCCTCCTCCCTTTCCTTGGTACCCCGCCCACCTTCTTAAAGGAGtataaaatttcattaaagtcACAACATACCATCCATGGCAAACATTGAGAGCGACTTAAGTTTCTCAGCAAATCTCAATATACCCCTCTACTATGCGCATAAGGAGAGCCATAAAAATCAATAAACcattatttattttcattatcaTTTTCTTGTAAgattgtaacgccccctttacccgagaccgtcgccggagtcgagcacgaggcattactaaacttatttgagcacttaaacaaattcaaacaatttatatcacactttccgcaCAAGTtgtccaactgcgttacagatgcaaaaaatcatatctcgagttacaaaactcaaatccaaatccgtaaattttccccaaatctaggctcacatatctacttactaattttttctagaattttggttggaccaattagtacagtttattagatgaAGTCTCCCTgcttcagggttcgactactcgacccctgttcactacgaaccaaatttctccatgtacagaattcaaataaccaagacgtttatttctattaaaatagactcaataaggaatccatacatatatagtatgactcctaattaatttttataattttaatgattttacaaaTCGAAcagggagttcaaaatcactcgaccttgtctcacaaaattcaaatatctccgatatgaaagccttttgcttacaccgtttcttctatgtgaaactagattcaataagatttaatttcatattttattcaacctataattatatttttatgatttatggtgaattttcaaactcagattatcgctactaaccaaaaactattttagtacaaaatgttgttaactagtttataacatctttacttcatttcatttaaactctatacatgccatataaatcttcaaacataaaacaaaagctaccggaattgatctggatagtgtgctttgttgtgttgatccgatctacccacttcacttcaagtcaatctacataaaaatattaaacacacaagttagcttattgaagcttagtaagttcataggttaaaagtaatgcttaccaaacataatatttccaaacaataccaaaacacttactaaagtttcctgcgattcacaaccattgttataataattcacatagttgagctcaacaagaataactactcaatctcttccatttggatcacttctctttatttcttataatcaaattaggaaacggcttacgaaattgagtacgtcgttgctcaatgccacgattcacaactcagatggttttcctcattgaaataccatacctacatttttcaactcggtatgggaaatgccatacctacatttcttaactcaagatggatttgataataccatacctacatttcacatttcaagatggataataccatacctacatttcacaactcagatggatgataccatacctacatttcacactttgccatggaacaaccatggtcttatccatcaattcatcacacgtcacgatactaaCGTATTCAATCCTGCGTTTTcttaatttgcatttccacatttattctttcattaacaaaatctacacaatcccacaacaaattcgtatataataacacattataaacttcaatcattcacaaataaacatctaaattcaaccatatgaacttaccgagctaatttgtagaagatattgaaatttagggactattcataactttttcttttcctcgttcttctttggattcttgatctataatataaaatatttctactcattaacatttatttgatttctatttcacttcacaatttatgctgttcaaattttgaaattgcacttttaccccaaaatttacagctttcacaatttagtccctactcaattcacccatcaattgaactaatttttctcaattaacactttattttatcattataaactatttcaaaaccttttatattctgaatttcaacagcaaccttcaattcacaactttttcacaattaggtcctaaatatcatttcctatcaaaatcacttaaaaaccaccttaatatgaaattagaacttaaatttcataataattcatcataaaattcccttatccatccagggtaacttccaatttcacccataaaatcaaaaactaatgaattctacaagtggacctaattgtaaaagtcataaaaacataaaaattatcaagaaaaagcaagaattagactcacatgatgtaaaaatatgaaaaccagctttctccagaccttctatggcgttttggctgagaaaatatgaagaaatgtctagatttttcaattacatcattatttaactattaacttttatctatttccaattttgcccttgttcacattgttttcttgcttatttcatacccaaaccgtccagccattaacctttgggtctaattgctctttaaatccatcttttaaatacttaagctatttactcacaatttaacaaattttgtgctattttcaatttaatctttttaattaattagctatccaaacgttaaaattttctaactaaactttaatactaactcaatgacactccataaatatttataaaaatatttatagctcaattttcaactttgaggtctcgatacctcatttttgacccgtttgacctaataaattcttttaattcactaatttcaccatttcacaaattcttctaaattcttacttgactcataaatattaaattactatcttgttcaatcttatttgtcgaatttagtgatctcaaatcaccatttccgacaccactgaaaattaggccgttacaaagATGACATCAATATGATAATCTAAATAACTTTTTAACCTAACATTAGCATTTTCCTTGCACGCCAAGCACAAACCTCCATTGATCCAACTGCTACAATCTCAATCCCATTTAAAAAACCATACTTCTTTCTTACGCCTTTCATTCACACTCCATTTATTTTAGTCTCCATGAAAAAGACCATCTGGGGATTATACAACTTCAGCACATGCCGAAGCCTTCTGATATCCTGTGGACTCCCTAATCCACGGACATTCCAACTAAATATTTTTATTGCGATCGAGCAAGTTTGCCCTTTGGCAGCCGCCAATAAAAGTGGTTTTTTTTTAACATCTTCCTAATCCTAACAACCAAAAATCCCAACTCTTCCCTTTCCAAAGGACAGACGGACATGGACTATGATTCGGATGCACTTCATGAATTTGTACCCagaaatttgcaaagactaatgGCACATTCAACAGATCCTCCATTTTTCTCAAGTGTCGTAACATCAAAAGATAGTTGTTAAAAGTCCATGGGGACCCTTTTTGAGCCCTCTCCAAGTCCATTCTTTGAAGAATTTATACAAAAATCTTTTCTCacccatattcaaaatttgaaccCCTTTTACTAGATGCCAAAGATTTTCCATTGTGCTTCTCATTGCTAGAAAATGAATAACACTTGCTGTTAAAAAACACCCTACCAAATAGAATTCCTCTTCCTCAAAAATCGGATCAGGCCCCTTCTGTGCCTGTACTACTTCCTCTTTCTCGTCATCCAATGATAACGCAACTAAACCTCTATCCAATCCCCTAAACTATGCAAAACAGATCGCCTACAAGTAAAAGAAAAGCGTGAATCCTAACCCAAACAACGTCGCCCAAAAAAACTTCAAGAAACCATACAAAAACCCTAAAACAAAAACCTATTAGAAACAACAGACAATGATGTACTAGGAGGGCAAGACCAAATTAGTATTTATGGAATACTTAATATCAGCTGAAAGGTGGATTTATTCAAATGCAAATATGAAAGGCTCAAATTttacttaccatttcaacattaaaatgttttttaaagaattacaatattttattttataattaaaatttttaaaacacaaaaaaattgttttaactaAAAAAAAGGAATCTAAACAATACAAACcaagtaaagaaataaaaaatccaAAAAGACAACTTTGGAATTGGAAGGGCATTTCTGCTTAATTTTGCTTTCAGTAGAAATTTATGTGATCCACCACAAAAGTAGTCAAACATTTCTTTTCCAAGAATGAATCTATATTAGATCGCATGTTTGACTTTTTTGTGTAGTAAAAAATAAATGTGGTTTCACTAATAaggaaattttacatttttgcaCAAGAAAATATGCAGAATCTTTCTACTTTATTTTCACATGTTAATCAATTACATTGTTTGAAAACTCTAgaatatttatattctttttcAACGCAAAATAGTCACCGAATTATGATTTtagttatattttaatcatcaaaatattaaaatattaatttttatttaatcattcaagtttttatattaaatattttaatcattcttattttagaaaatttattttcctTTGCACCTAAGTTTTATTTAAAGTAacctaaattatattattaaaagttataaaataatcactaaattatttaattttattttatttttatcatcaaCTAACTAATAATGGTGCACTTGATCACACCATTGATGCGAGTGACCTTTCTGGGCCTAGTATTGACACCTTTCTTTCGAACTTCAGCATCCTTACTACTACCAGCCTCCCCACTCCGATTTCCCTCACCATCTCAACCAACAAAAACCCTAAAAAGCTGCTATAATGCTAATAATAAACTTATAAAAAATCATCCCCACGTTGGTCAGAATAGCCCCCATGAAACACAAACTCGAACCAAAGAAAAAGGAGAGTTAGAGGCCTCCCACGCCCAAACATTGAAACGCTAGGGATAATTAACAACGTTGTCATGCATAATAGTAAATGAGAGTACATACACGTGCAAATCTCCAAGCAACACGGGACACGTCTTCCATATGCCAATCCATAACattccaaattttaaaattcaaatacaaCACGGTATACCAACATCTCAGAAAGCATGACACTTGACAATATCTCAAGCAAGACCACTGTATAACCTCCCTCTCGACCATGGGGGACAATTATTAAACCTCCACCCCTCGAAGACACTCCTTGGACAATCCCTCAAGTATAACCTCTTGAGCAAACTCCTTCTAGTCACTTCTCGACTTTACACTCATATAGACCGCACTTCTGACACCAACTACTGTGTCTCATATGAAGTGATGACAAGGTCTCCAATTGTCACCCTGCCCAGACTATGGAGGCAAACCATTGGCCAACTTGCCATTGACTCACCTATTGAAAGATGACACGAGACACCTTGGGATTATAACTAAAGGTATATAAACCCTTAGCTCCAACCACAGGAGGGATCTCTCTCTCTCACTCCCTCCCTCCCTCATTCTCAATACTCAACTCAACCACCACCGTGACCCAAACACCCTCTGCAACGACTCAATACCACCGTCATCTCCGCCTCGTCTAATCTCAACATCAAcaacaaatttcatattttttaataCTAACTAATTTGAATatcatttaaatacatattttctaatttatgtttaaaatatacattttatCTTCTCAAAAATACTTTTTGAAAACAATACTAAATTgacttttcaaaagcatttttTCTAGTGCACTTTTCAACCTCAATGATAAACAGATCATGGTTAAAAGGAAAAGAATCAGAACATGAAAAGTTGACACGAATACCTTAAAAACCTATTTGATACTAATTATTATTCTTGGCAACTTCTAGTCATTTAGATTCTATCACTGATTGAAAACGGAAAGCCTTATAAAGAGAGACATACAATCCATTCATCAGCGCCTTCAGAATTGATGAACAAGGACGTAAAGATTAGAATTTGATAACTTGTTTTGGTTGACTCCCATGTTTCCCAAGTGCCTTCTCCAATGCACTGTGAAATTTGTCAAATGGAACCAACTCCATCCTACAAACAAAGGGCGCAAAAATGGGTTGCATTCAAGACACAAGGTCTAGTTATGGTTTTAGTCCCTCCCTTATTCTGAAATTTGGGATTTAATTCCTCTACTTTAATCTAGCATAATTTGGTCCTTcacttttataatgttattagttggTTCAAACTAATAACACTGTTAGTTGCTGCCACTGAAGTTATAATGTGGAATTTTCTTAAAAAACTTTAAACTTTTAGCTAACACGTAAATTGATTACTGATTTATGTGGCCGAATAACAATAAAGAAGAATTCCATATTAGTGCTTTAATGGTAGCATCTAACGGTGTGTTTATCAATTTGAGTatactaataatattataaaagtagACAAACCGCTTATGCCAAATTAGAGGTATTAAATCCCAAATTTCAGCATAGCAGAGGGATTAAAACCGTCATTAGACCATAAATGAATAACTAATGGTAAGTGAGATTGTGTATAAGAAGATCATACGTACTCGTATTTTAACTTCCCCTCTTGTGCCAGGCGTAGAAGGTAATCCACCATATCTCGGCACTCTTTCGCTTTATCAGCACTTAACCATTTCTGTAGCCAGAATCCTCTTAAAGAAAGATCCTGCAGACAGATAGGAGGATCTGCGTTCTTTCACATTTGGGAAGCCTCTTTTATTTATTCCAAGTGAAAATGTGCATTACTTGGATTGATAATAACTAACAGCAGCACAACACTAAGCAACAAAATATATAGAAGGGGTAATCCTTGATTACCTTGAAAATGAATGAGGAAGTTGATACGGTGACAGGCTTCTTGGACATTCCACCATATGTTACCATGGTTCCTCCCTGCCTGAAACTTGCATTCAAGGAAACTTAGATTCTTACTGCAAGAGAAATGTCCAATGCTATACTTTATGCAGCGAGGTTATCTGACCTTAAGAACTTGAGAACCAAAGAAGCGGCATGTCCACCGACGCAGTTCAATCCCAGGGCAGGTTCAGGTATATTTGACTACCATGACAGTAACAAATCAAATGGAAACAATGAGTGACTTTAATAACATGAAATCCATATGACATAGATCGAAGATCTCCTCACAATAACTATACTATAATGATAGATAATACCAAAAGGCTCTTAACATTCTTCACTTCTAGTTGGCTCTCGGTAAACACTTCATCAGCCCCAAGAGCTTTTAACCTTTCTTTTACTTCATCCGATCCAGCCCTAAAGCAAGTAAAAGGACGGTAAATGAAGATGCACTGGAAAAAAATGCATGCATCAAGTCAAGGAACCCTAATAGATAAGAATGTCAATCAGTAAAATAGTTTAACTCAAAAATATTGGCAGTCAACGACAGCAACCTCCTATTTAACAATATATCCCAAACTGATGACACCATCTaggttaaaaaaaaaaggaaagcaaGTGCAATGACAAGCACAGATACCTACAAGTCACAAGGAGCTAAGTACAGCACCTGTCCCGGATAATGCTAATGCTATGGATGCCACGATATCTTGCAAGCTGGATTACACATTGCCCCACAATGCTGGTAGCCCCATTTTGAACGATGGAATCTCCTGTTCATACCAGAATAATCAACAAGAGCATGTGATAGAGGCTTGAACATTATCAAATACAACATCAACAGCTGTACCTGTGCTTAAAGTAGTGAAGTCTTCGAGCATTCTTAAAGCGGTCAAAGGATTAACAGTAACTGTTGCAGCATACTCAATTGGTGAATCTTTACTGATTTTATGCCATATGTCGTGGTCTTTGACAACATAAGTCTGCCATGTTCCTGCCAATAATTTTTCGTTGATCTTAGCATTAAGATGAATGAAAGATCAGTCTAAACGCTCCTTATTCTAGTTCACTATTTCACTTCAAGAAATCCTATCTTAATGGTTTTAAGACATCTAAATgagaaaattaaaagaaacttCAACAAATTTTGTTAGGTTGAAGATGGGATGtcgaaaatttttatatttcaaagGTTCCCTAGTCATTAATATGAAAAAGGATCTCAGAATCTTGCAAGTTTCAACTAATTATTTTACTACAATAGGTTCAATCACATCTCTGGCGTTAAATCTCTTACACTACTGAGTGCAATAAGACTAGCCATTCTTAAACTTTCCTACCCAATTTTCTTTTAACAGCAATCCATTTCACATTCCAACTTAAAGGTAATTCGAGATATAAAATTTAGCACCTAAACTTGAACATACATAACTAGAAAGATGTGGAGGATTATCGATATTTAAGCACTAGGTATTCGAAGTAAAATTACAATTGCAAAGCAAAAGGTGCAAAGAACAAACCAGAGGAGGGTGGAGATGGAATGACCAAATCGCCTGGGGAGAGACCCTTAACCGCAGAACCAACAGAATACACTTCTCCAACACCTTCATAGCCTCCAACTGCTGGCACCTGTGGCCTCACAGGATATACTcctatacaataaaaataaacttttgtTTATTTACAAAAGCCTTGAAactcattattactattattattcaaAACTTATGTTATTCGGACTCGACTATGATTTGTGGATATGAGCATGTACCCGGCATAAgcatggttaaattttttttttcccaaaGTTCGTATCCCTATATCTATAAAGAGTCCGAATAACATAGTATACAACTACCCAATTCTTCAACTAATCAAAGATCAAGACTTTTAAATCAAATGAAGTAAAACCCAACGTGGAAAAGAAAACCCAGACCTTCAATACGGTTAATGTCAGAGGGGTTAATGGGAGCAGCCAACATTTTAACACAAACTTGATTCTCCTGCACTTCTACTGGGGGTAGCTCTATCATTCTATAAATAAAAAAGTAAGcaataaaaaaagaaagataataataatagtaacgaAATTTGGATATCGGGGACCTGGTGACGGAGTCGGGTGGACCGTGGTGCTCGTAGACGACTGCCTTGGACGGCGGAGACATGATTGTCGACAATGCCCTCACGGTTTGGACCTTGGGCAAACCCCCGAAACGACTCCTGTTTAGACCCCATAAACTGGCGGTATTCACTGCTTTTAGCGCTATTGATCTGGCCACTACCATTTCTAAGCTAATTTTGCCTGGAAATGTTTGTTTTTGTGAATATATGTAATATGTATATCATCCAGAAGAGTCCACGCAAAGTCAAAGGTTCCAGGCAGCTGAAAATGGGCTATGATTTGGGCAACCCATCTCAAATTCACAAGGATTCGATCTTCATCCTGCTCTTAACTGGGTTAGGCTCAGTTGAACATCAAAATTTTGGCTGAGCAAAGAAAATTCAAGTTAGATGATAACTACGGTTAACATATAGTTATATACTGAACTTGGCAACGCGTAACTTTGGTAACTAAATTTCAAAATGGTaagtaaatttataaaaatatatttttgccACTTATTGTCGCGTACCAATATGCCATAGATTGTTACTGTCACATGAATTTATTTCAACAATATTAGttaattacttaaaataaaaaaataccaaATTGATTTATCGTTTTCAAGTTTAAATAcaatttagattaaaaacaaattAGATACTAAACCTCTTTTCAAATACTTCCATACATATTAAccttaataattaattcaataagctaattcaatttaaattaatATGAAAAGTATACAAATAGTTAtccaattataaaaaaatatttattttaggcaccaaaataaaaaaaagtttacAATTTAAGCAACTACGTTATATAATTTAATCATTCTGGTCACTATTATTAAAATTACAAATGGTAAATTGTTATATAATATTAGCACACTCGACTTGACTTACATTATGATTTCAAATTTGATCTAAatttacttatatttttaataccattaaagtttatttaaagtctttcataataaattttttaaaaaaataaaaatatattatttcatttaacatttactgattatatatactattaaaattttaaacatatacAATTAAAAAATTCCTAATACTTATATTAGTTTTCATATGATTTAAATTACTTTTCCTTATCACTTACGGTGCCCCTTTGAATGGACGTTTACTCTCAACGTGGTGCGTTTAATCTTTTTTGTTACACTTTATAGTATTGTTATAATATATAATCTCATCATCAACACTATTTTTACACTACCCATAAGTAAACGCCTTGCCTGGCACAGTATGAAATAATCTAATATATAGACTTAACTTAACCCTGCGTGAGCTCTAACCTTAAGTTATAGTTAGGAGCTGCAAGATTTCCCGCCTAAAGTGGTTCGAAGCTATAACTAAACCAACTGATAGTACCCCCCCCCGCCCCCCCAAAAAAAGTCTTGTATCTTCATCAGCCCCTCCAAACAAGAACACTTGGAACCCATGGTAGAGAAAAAATCAATCTTGAAAGATGATGAGACCAGGTCGTCGTTCAATGGCAATACCAACAGGCAACGCCGAGGAAAAGAAGAAAGGGGTTTCTCGCTTTCGAATGTTTCCTTTGCCGGAGAAGTTGGTTCACGCTATCCCTCTCATCCTCTTCCTCTGCGTCTT from Gossypium arboreum isolate Shixiya-1 chromosome 1, ASM2569848v2, whole genome shotgun sequence harbors:
- the LOC108461808 gene encoding enoyl-[acyl-carrier-protein] reductase, mitochondrial isoform X2, which translates into the protein MVVARSIALKAVNTASLWGLNRSRFGGLPKVQTVRALSTIMSPPSKAVVYEHHGPPDSVTRMIELPPVEVQENQVCVKMLAAPINPSDINRIEGVYPVRPQVPAVGGYEGVGEVYSVGSAVKGLSPGDLVIPSPPSSGTWQTYVVKDHDIWHKISKDSPIEYAATVTVNPLTALRMLEDFTTLSTGDSIVQNGATSIVGQCVIQLARYRGIHSISIIRDRAGSDEVKERLKALGADEVFTESQLEVKNVKSLLSNIPEPALGLNCVGGHAASLVLKFLRQGGTMVTYGGMSKKPVTVSTSSFIFKDLSLRGFWLQKWLSADKAKECRDMVDYLLRLAQEGKLKYEMELVPFDKFHSALEKALGKHGSQPKQVIKF
- the LOC108461808 gene encoding enoyl-[acyl-carrier-protein] reductase, mitochondrial isoform X1 yields the protein MVVARSIALKAVNTASLWGLNRSRFGGLPKVQTVRALSTIMSPPSKAVVYEHHGPPDSVTRMIELPPVEVQENQVCVKMLAAPINPSDINRIEGVYPVRPQVPAVGGYEGVGEVYSVGSAVKGLSPGDLVIPSPPSSGTWQTYVVKDHDIWHKISKDSPIEYAATVTVNPLTALRMLEDFTTLSTGDSIVQNGATSIVGQCVIQLARYRGIHSISIIRDRAGSDEVKERLKALGADEVFTESQLEVKNVKSLLSNIPEPALGLNCVGGHAASLVLKFLSFRQGGTMVTYGGMSKKPVTVSTSSFIFKDLSLRGFWLQKWLSADKAKECRDMVDYLLRLAQEGKLKYEMELVPFDKFHSALEKALGKHGSQPKQVIKF